The genomic window CGCCACCCAGGGCCACACTCAATCATTGCACACCAACGCGCTCGACGAAGCCCTCGCACTGCCGACGGACTTCTCGGCCCGCGTTGCGCGTAACACGCAGCTTTTCCTCCAGCAGGAAAGCGGCACCACGCGCATCGTCGACCCCTGGGGCGGCTCGTTCTACGTAGAGCGGCTCACCCATGATCTAGCGACGAAGGCGTGGGGTCATATCCAGGAAGTCGAAGCGTTGGGCGGCATGGCCAAGGCCATCGAAGCCGGCGTTCCGAAGCTGCGGATTGAGGAGGCCTCTGCCAAGACCCAGGCCCGGATCGATGCCGGGAAGCAGTCCGTGATCGGCGTCAACAAATATAAGCCCGAGAACGAAGCGCCAATCGATGTGCTGAAGGTCGAGAACTCCACCGTGCGCCGTCTGCAAATTGACAAGCTGTCTCGGCTCAGGAAAGAGCGCAATCAGTCGGACGTTGATGCTGCACTTGCCGCCCTCACCCGGGCGGCGTCCGAGGACAACGGCAACCTGCTGGCGCTTGCCATCGATGCCGCACGCGCCAAGGCAACCGTGGGTGAAATTTCCGATGCGATGGAGAAGGTGTTTGGCCGTCATCGCGCCGAGATCAAGTCGATTACCGGCGTCTACAAACGCGAGGCTGCCACCATGTCCAACCGGGTTTACAAGGTCCAGGAACTGATCGATGCCTTCGAGGAAGCCGAAGGCCGCAGGCCGCGCATCCTCGTCGCCAAGATCGGCCAGGACGGCCATGACCGCGGCCAGAAAGTGATCGCGTCCGCCTTCGCCGACGTCGGCTTTGACGTCGATATCGGACCGCTGTTTGCCACAGCGGACGAAGCGGCCCGGCAAGCCGTGGAAAACGACGTGCACATGCTGGGACTTTCGTCACTCGCAGCCGCGCACCTCACCGCAGTCCCGGAAGTCAAAGCCGCGCTCGCCAAACGTGGCCGTGACGACATCATGATCGTGATCGGCGGTGTCATCCCTCCGCAAGATTATGATGCTCTTTACAAGGCCGGTGCCGAAGCGATTTTTCCGCCGGGCACTGTCATTGCGGACGCCGCCGAGGAACTGATCAACAAACTCAACGTACGCCTTGGACATTCAAGCGCGGCGGCCGAGTGACGACGGGCGCCAATTTTCCTTCAACAGTCGATGAGGACTGTCTTGCCGCAAACATTCTTTGAAAAGTCCGCGCGTATCGGTCGGATCGCTGCGGGAGCAATACTGTTTATGTTTGCGGCGTCGGCATCGCTCCACACCGCGCGTGCCGACAATCCAAAACCTGATTTGACACTCAAAAGCAAAGCTGCCGAGATCACGGTCTCGCTCGATGCCGATCTTAAAGCCAATCAGCCGCTCGCCGAGAACCTGCTCGCTGAGGGCAAACGGTGGGCACAGAAATATCTCGCCGACGCCAACAAGGAATTCAAGCAATCGCCCGAGCTTTTCCGCGAAGGGCGAACCTGGAGCGTTGAGCGGAACTACGAAACCAGATCGGTCGTTGCAGGTCACTACGTGAGCATCGCGCGAACCGATTACATGAACACGGGCGGCGCGCATCCCAACACGGACATCAATACGATCATCTGGGATAACACGGCCAAGAAACGCATCAGCATCCGCCCATTCTTCAAGGAAACCGCCGACAACGGCCCGACGATGAAAGCGATGCTCGAGGCCATCGTTGTCTCGCTTCGTGCCGAGAAGAAAAAACGCGACACCTACACCACGGATGCGGACATCAAAAACTACATTGAACCCAAGCTTCTCAAGATTGGCGCAGTTACGTTCGCGCCATCAACGGAGGCAGGAAAAAGCTCGGGATTGATTTTCGACTATCCGCCCTACGCAGTCGGCGCCTATGCGGAAGGCGCGTATGATGCATTTGTGCCGTGGGATGTGCTCAAGCCGTATCTTTCAGCCGAAGGGATTGCAGTGTTCGGCGGCAGTCGCCCGGTGGACACCAGCAAATCCGAAAAATGATGAAAGCCGCGTCGGCCTCCCAGCTTGCTGACGATATCCGGCGTGGTGACCGCGCAGCCCTCGCCCGCGCGATCACTTTGGTGGAAAGCCGCCGCGCCGATCATCAGGCGCAGGCGCGCGACCTCGTGCAGGCGCTTCTGCCGCAAACCGGCAAAGCGGTGCGGGTCGGCATCACCGGCTCCCCTGGGGTTGGAAAGTCCACGACCATCGATGCGCTAGGAATGGCGTTGATCGCGAAGGGCAATAAGGTCGCGGTGTTGGCTGTAGACCCCTCGTCGGCGCGCACCGGAGGCTCAATCCTCGGCGACAAGACCCGCATGGCCCGGCTCGCCGCCGAAGATAACGCCTTCATCAGGCCATCGCCTTCATCGGGCACGCTGGGCGGCGTAGCGGCCAAAACGCGCGAGGCGATGTTGTTGTGCGAGGCCGCCGGCTTCGATGTGGTGTTGGTGGAAACGGTCGGCATCGGACAATCGGAAACCGCCGTCTGTGACATGACGGATTTTTTTCTGGCCTTGATGCTGCCCGGTGCCGGCGATGAATTGCAGGGCATCAAGAAGGGTCTTGTCGAACTGGCCGACATGATCGCGGTTAACAAGGCCGAAGGTGACAATCTCAAGCGCGCGCAAGCCGCCGCATCGGAATACAGGGCGGCGCTCCATATTCTGGCACCGCGATCCGAGCACTGGTTTCCCCCCGTCGTCACCTACTCCGCCCTGACCGGCGATGGCATGGATGCACTATGGGACAAGGTGCTCGCCCACCGGACCGCGATGCAGGCATCCGGCGACTTCGAGGCACGCCGCCGCGACCAGCAGGTCAAATGGATGTGGGCGATGCTGGAAGAGCGGTTGAAGGCCCGTCTGCGCTCCGATCCCGCGGTCCGTAGCAAGGTCAAGCAGGCGGAGGCCGCCGTTGCCGACGGCCGCATGACACCGGCCGTCGGGGCAGATACAGTGGTGGCGCTGCTGGAGCAGTGATGGGCGACAAACTGCGCATCCTTATCACCGGCTTTCAGCCCTTTCCGGGCGCCCCCTACAATCCGACACAGAAACTCGTTGAACGGCTGGTGCGGTTGCGCCGGCCAGCCTTCAACGACATCGACCGCATCGGGCATGTTTTCCCGGTGACCTACAGCACGGTCGACCGCGAGCTGCCCGCGCTGATCGCAAACCACCACCCTCACGCCCTGCTCATGTTCGGCCTGGCGTCGCGAACACCGCATATGCGGATCGAGACTCGTGCCCGTAACGCTGTCACTCAAATCTGGCCCGACGCAGACCATACGCGTGTCCAGGGCTGGGCAATCGTTAGGGGGGCGAATGATGCGACCCGCCGTTTCGGACCGCATACAGCGCGCCTTCTGCGAGTCGCTGAGGAAACCGGTGTCGCCGTGAAAAGCTCGCTGAGCGCCGGCTACTATCTCTGCAACTATCTCAGCTGGCGCGCCATCGAAGCTACAAAAGTGGAGAAAGGCCCCCGTCTGGCTGCATTCATCCACGTGCCGCTAATCCCGCGCGGCATTGTCTCCAAGCGTGCATCGCTGCGAGGGCGAGTCTCGTTCGAGGAAATGGTCGATGCCGGCGAAGCCATGCTCATGGAAATGGCACGGTTGGCGCGTCATTGTGCAAACAACAACTGAAACAGCCGGCTGACCGATATCGTCTGGCAGCCATACGCGAAGATGAGTTGTGCGTCGCAACATCCGCGGCCTAGAGATAGGCCCAACTTCGCGAGTCCTCCTCTATGACCGATCCCAATGCTAGCGGATGGGTGTCATCCGCCCACCGCCCGATGGGTTTTCCCGAATTTGTCGCCATCGTCGCTGCCATCATGGCGCTGAATCCGCTGGCGATGGACATGATGCTTCCGGCGCTGCCCGATGTCGGCGCGACCTTCCACATCAGCAATGCAAACAGCCTTCAGACGATCCTGTCGGTCTTCCTGACTGGCTTTGGCGCTGGTCAGTTCATCATGGGGCCGCTCTCCGACCGTTTCGGCCGGCGGCCGATCCTGTTGTTCGGAATGCTCGTCTATGGCGCCGCCAGCATTCTCGCAATTGTCGCACCATCGTTTGAGGCGTTGCTACTTGCGCGCGCACTTCAGGGGCTCGGAACATCGGCAACCCGCGTCATTGCCACCTCGGTGGTGCGGGATTGCTACACCGGCCGCCGCATGGCGAGCGTCATGTCGCTCGCGATGATGATCTT from Nitrobacteraceae bacterium AZCC 1564 includes these protein-coding regions:
- a CDS encoding hypothetical protein (product_source=Hypo-rule applied; cleavage_site_network=SignalP-noTM; transmembrane_helix_parts=Inside_1_11,TMhelix_12_34,Outside_35_272), coding for MPQTFFEKSARIGRIAAGAILFMFAASASLHTARADNPKPDLTLKSKAAEITVSLDADLKANQPLAENLLAEGKRWAQKYLADANKEFKQSPELFREGRTWSVERNYETRSVVAGHYVSIARTDYMNTGGAHPNTDINTIIWDNTAKKRISIRPFFKETADNGPTMKAMLEAIVVSLRAEKKKRDTYTTDADIKNYIEPKLLKIGAVTFAPSTEAGKSSGLIFDYPPYAVGAYAEGAYDAFVPWDVLKPYLSAEGIAVFGGSRPVDTSKSEK
- a CDS encoding pyroglutamyl-peptidase (product_source=KO:K01304; cath_funfam=3.40.630.20; cog=COG2039; ko=KO:K01304; pfam=PF01470; superfamily=53182), with the protein product MGDKLRILITGFQPFPGAPYNPTQKLVERLVRLRRPAFNDIDRIGHVFPVTYSTVDRELPALIANHHPHALLMFGLASRTPHMRIETRARNAVTQIWPDADHTRVQGWAIVRGANDATRRFGPHTARLLRVAEETGVAVKSSLSAGYYLCNYLSWRAIEATKVEKGPRLAAFIHVPLIPRGIVSKRASLRGRVSFEEMVDAGEAMLMEMARLARHCANNN
- a CDS encoding LAO/AO transport system kinase (product_source=KO:K07588; cath_funfam=1.10.287.130,1.20.5.170,3.40.50.300; cog=COG1703; ko=KO:K07588; pfam=PF03308; smart=SM00382; superfamily=52540; tigrfam=TIGR00750) translates to MMKAASASQLADDIRRGDRAALARAITLVESRRADHQAQARDLVQALLPQTGKAVRVGITGSPGVGKSTTIDALGMALIAKGNKVAVLAVDPSSARTGGSILGDKTRMARLAAEDNAFIRPSPSSGTLGGVAAKTREAMLLCEAAGFDVVLVETVGIGQSETAVCDMTDFFLALMLPGAGDELQGIKKGLVELADMIAVNKAEGDNLKRAQAAASEYRAALHILAPRSEHWFPPVVTYSALTGDGMDALWDKVLAHRTAMQASGDFEARRRDQQVKWMWAMLEERLKARLRSDPAVRSKVKQAEAAVADGRMTPAVGADTVVALLEQ
- a CDS encoding methylmalonyl-CoA mutase (product_source=KO:K01847; cath_funfam=3.20.20.240,3.40.50.280; cog=COG1884,COG2185; ko=KO:K01847; pfam=PF01642,PF02310; superfamily=51703,52242; tigrfam=TIGR00640,TIGR00641) is translated as MSQIPNFADIAFQAAPLATASNSASPWLTPEGIPVKSSYSEADLKGIDFLETWPGIAPYLRGPYPTMYVNQPWTVRQYAGFSTAEDSNAFYRRNLAAGQKGLSVAFDLATHRGYDSDHPRVSGDVGMAGVAIDSIYDMRTLFAGIPLDQMSVSMTMNGAVLPILALFVVAAEEQGVPPEKLSGTIQNDILKEFMVRNTYIYPPLPSMRIISDIFAFTSQKMPKFNSISISGYHMQEAGATQDLELAYTLADGVEYVRAGMAAGLDIDRFAPRLSFFWAIGMNFFMEVAKMRAARLLWAKLMKEFNPKDARSLSLRTHCQTSGWSLTAQDVFNNVVRTNIEAMAATQGHTQSLHTNALDEALALPTDFSARVARNTQLFLQQESGTTRIVDPWGGSFYVERLTHDLATKAWGHIQEVEALGGMAKAIEAGVPKLRIEEASAKTQARIDAGKQSVIGVNKYKPENEAPIDVLKVENSTVRRLQIDKLSRLRKERNQSDVDAALAALTRAASEDNGNLLALAIDAARAKATVGEISDAMEKVFGRHRAEIKSITGVYKREAATMSNRVYKVQELIDAFEEAEGRRPRILVAKIGQDGHDRGQKVIASAFADVGFDVDIGPLFATADEAARQAVENDVHMLGLSSLAAAHLTAVPEVKAALAKRGRDDIMIVIGGVIPPQDYDALYKAGAEAIFPPGTVIADAAEELINKLNVRLGHSSAAAE